A single genomic interval of Chloracidobacterium validum harbors:
- a CDS encoding STM3941 family protein encodes MPTAPSLLTEPFPIILRPSRRRLTGLLAVSLLFVGLGTWLIPRNPLIGIANIIFFGACAIIFLAQCHPRASALVLDKEGFTFSSLFRAQTVRWEEVLAFEVVVIGPNRLVGWVGTTTPTQYRRLATMNQDLFGVTACLSDNFGLPPEELAVLLTVCHQLALKPSAPAPDAPDASPHSAE; translated from the coding sequence ATGCCGACGGCGCCATCGCTGCTCACTGAACCGTTTCCCATCATCCTGCGCCCAAGCCGGCGGCGGCTCACCGGACTCCTCGCCGTGTCACTCCTGTTCGTTGGACTGGGCACCTGGCTCATCCCGCGCAACCCACTCATCGGCATCGCCAATATCATCTTTTTTGGCGCCTGCGCGATCATCTTTCTCGCGCAATGCCACCCCCGCGCCAGCGCCCTGGTGCTCGACAAGGAAGGGTTTACCTTCTCGTCCCTGTTTCGGGCGCAGACCGTTCGGTGGGAAGAGGTGCTGGCTTTCGAGGTCGTCGTCATCGGCCCAAACCGCCTCGTCGGTTGGGTCGGCACGACCACGCCGACCCAGTACCGCCGACTGGCAACCATGAACCAGGACCTTTTCGGCGTCACCGCCTGCCTCTCTGACAATTTCGGTCTCCCGCCGGAGGAATTGGCGGTTCTGCTCACGGTCTGCCACCAGTTGGCGCTGAAGCCGTCCGCGCCGGCCCCTGATGCGCCAGACGCAAGCCCGCATTCCGCTGAATGA
- a CDS encoding FHA domain-containing protein, translating into MATTEASPVLWVLNGDLSPYAVEVTTFPLTIGRHGSNHLALRHTAVSRSHAELIQTEGGDIVFRDLHSSGGSLVNDELVTERCLSDGDTITLGKTGGIQLLYLSHPATTAFLLLTSADAPAQRFPLGDTKFTIGRNPDCHLTLKSSTVSRYHAEICPTPNGDYQLRDLNSIGGTFVNGQSIRESVLKTGDVITISKPPVASLKFVGAHASLPVFNPNGSTEEEALPETTLVLKESQTRFLNPDLMRETANVNAKMLRRLSTLYDLSHQLMAQSSVTALAEAWLTALFAALPLDYGIVLVGNPQTNQLEVVGSRGQGRPSRSVVARVQKERVGCLSSDVRADERFETAQSLAIGNTRAILAVPITSGKRFWGVCYLSNEHHPGVFASEDLEFVLATARTAGLVLDNLNLIRELRATQDMLVQSDRLATMGKMCASISHELRNRLALISGVEVICLKYAHDPDVVRLTELALHGQRRALELVEEIRLFARNSPAQYAFEVHALRPMLEHILSLICVDTEVKRRTVTFQALAEPYAVVNEAKIEQVIINLVRNAVDATLPGTGAINLTLGLENNMATIHITDNGCGIPANLLPRIWEPFFTTKGEHGTGLGLEICRRITEAHHGRLMCTSQVGVGTRFTIVLPAVSPPAQVTPQPPLHPHQTGRLSPAAPPHATAPGIPGAAHALPGGTR; encoded by the coding sequence ATGGCTACAACTGAAGCATCTCCGGTACTCTGGGTGCTGAACGGCGATCTCTCACCCTATGCGGTCGAAGTGACCACCTTTCCTTTGACCATCGGGCGGCACGGTAGCAATCACTTGGCGCTGCGCCATACGGCGGTTTCCCGCTCGCACGCCGAACTCATCCAGACCGAAGGCGGTGACATCGTGTTCCGTGACCTCCACAGCAGTGGCGGAAGCCTGGTCAATGATGAGCTGGTCACCGAGCGCTGCCTGTCGGATGGGGACACCATTACCCTGGGCAAAACCGGCGGTATCCAACTGCTGTACCTGTCCCATCCGGCGACCACTGCCTTTCTGTTGCTGACCTCAGCCGATGCCCCGGCCCAACGCTTCCCCCTGGGTGACACCAAGTTCACCATCGGACGCAACCCCGATTGTCACTTGACGCTCAAAAGCTCCACGGTATCCCGCTACCATGCCGAAATCTGCCCCACACCCAACGGCGATTACCAACTGCGCGACCTCAACAGTATCGGCGGCACGTTTGTCAACGGTCAGTCCATCCGGGAGAGCGTCCTGAAAACCGGCGACGTCATCACCATTTCCAAGCCGCCCGTGGCGAGCCTGAAGTTCGTCGGCGCTCATGCTTCGCTGCCGGTCTTCAACCCCAACGGCAGCACCGAGGAAGAAGCTCTGCCAGAAACAACCCTGGTTCTCAAAGAGAGCCAGACCCGTTTCCTCAATCCCGACCTCATGCGGGAAACCGCCAACGTCAATGCCAAGATGCTACGCCGGCTCAGCACCCTCTATGACCTCAGTCATCAGCTCATGGCCCAATCCAGCGTGACGGCGCTGGCCGAAGCCTGGCTGACGGCGCTCTTTGCCGCCTTGCCGCTCGACTATGGCATCGTCCTGGTCGGCAACCCACAAACCAACCAACTCGAAGTCGTCGGTTCACGCGGGCAGGGACGCCCCAGCCGCAGTGTCGTGGCGCGCGTCCAAAAGGAGCGCGTTGGCTGCCTGAGCAGTGATGTCCGCGCCGATGAGCGGTTTGAAACCGCTCAGAGCCTGGCTATCGGCAATACCCGCGCCATCCTGGCCGTCCCGATTACCTCTGGGAAGCGCTTCTGGGGCGTGTGCTACCTGTCGAACGAACATCACCCAGGTGTGTTTGCAAGCGAGGACCTGGAATTCGTCCTGGCCACGGCCCGGACAGCCGGGCTGGTGCTCGACAACCTCAACCTCATCCGCGAGCTGCGCGCCACCCAGGACATGCTCGTGCAGTCCGACCGCCTCGCCACGATGGGCAAAATGTGCGCTTCGATTTCACATGAACTGCGCAACCGCCTGGCGCTCATCAGCGGCGTCGAGGTCATCTGCCTGAAGTACGCCCACGACCCCGATGTCGTCCGCCTGACCGAGCTGGCCCTGCACGGCCAACGGCGGGCCCTGGAACTGGTCGAAGAAATCCGGCTCTTTGCCCGCAACTCGCCGGCCCAGTATGCCTTCGAGGTCCATGCCCTCCGCCCAATGCTCGAACACATCCTCTCCCTGATCTGCGTGGATACCGAAGTCAAACGGCGCACCGTCACCTTCCAGGCGCTGGCCGAACCCTACGCCGTCGTCAACGAAGCTAAAATCGAACAGGTCATCATCAACCTCGTCCGCAACGCCGTGGACGCAACCCTACCCGGCACCGGGGCAATCAACCTCACGCTTGGACTCGAAAACAACATGGCGACCATCCATATCACCGACAACGGGTGTGGTATTCCGGCGAACCTTCTCCCGCGCATCTGGGAACCATTTTTTACGACCAAGGGCGAGCACGGCACCGGCTTGGGCTTGGAAATTTGCCGCCGCATTACGGAAGCCCACCACGGACGCTTGATGTGCACGAGTCAGGTCGGTGTCGGCACACGCTTCACCATCGTGCTTCCGGCCGTATCGCCGCCGGCACAGGTCACACCCCAGCCACCTCTCCATCCTCACCAGACCGGCAGGCTGTCACCTGCCGCGCCACCTCACGCAACAGCGCCGGGCATCCCAGGCGCAGCCCACGCTCTACCAGGAGGAACGCGGTGA
- a CDS encoding CHAT domain-containing tetratricopeptide repeat protein translates to MRLLSLRAALCGLWLLTIPSISLGQTADAPPKAKQLTRGVVIEGRIQASETHRFSVALNADEVAVVKLNQIETPLNVAVFCGTERHYERLAGWDGKLRTRPIILGAEQPTTYVLALTPPDAKQAGRYSITLEAQRPATAADRRRLAAFTLFQTAQQTRRQQRTKEALQTALEQFQQALANYEAAEDNDGASETLTTLGLIYDNLGETQRAIECYQRALPLRRSISEPHALIQLLNNLGRAYDNAGEKRQAVATYRQAVGLVEAIQDPETIAVLYTNLGYTLDILGEKQEALDLLERAITLARQVGCTDCEGDALNNQGLVYESLGSLARAREHIERAVAVYRQLNNRRSLAIALTNLARVQSKQGELELARRTLEEALPLRRAVGDKRGEAYTLTGLGSIHVAQQQPEPGLRYFDQALSLRRETGDRRGEAITLASIAQTQLLLGRPGPAETTFEQTLDIFQAISDRNSTSTILYWLAKLRRDAGDLTAARDRIEQSITIAESLRTKVASQELRSAYFASIKDYYDLYIDILMQLHRRQPTAGFDAQALQVAERARARTLLDLLTEANATVRQGADPELLARERDLQSRLATLTDRLTILMVRNAPEPQRQALRQDLAHLAEDLARVRQTIRERNPRYADLTQPTPPTVAELQQQCRDADTTLLFYSLGETRSYAWAVTRQGLRSFELLPRHTINAAAQLFWRVCQQPTTDPTADGAALARLILAPLGRALDTKRLVIVPDEGLHYTPFAALPDPLRPGHQLVERCELINLPSATALLAQRRHRVERPAPHGEVAILADPVFDLDDPRLSHSRTTNPQPDQTREIGLKLAGDRLKQAAQHVELLPDDTAELTIPRLPGTRREADAITACFPTSRRLRLTDFDANREALLAGEAAKYRILHIASHGLMDNEQPELSSLILSRFAPDGRPQEGTVGLADIFNLPLAAELVVLSACKTGLGAYVRGEGLVGLTRGFMYAGAPQVVVSLWSISDRATARLMTDFYRALQRKQPTAGALRAAQLSLLRDTNYRHPFFWAAFQLQGEWQ, encoded by the coding sequence ATGCGCCTGTTGTCGCTTCGCGCCGCCCTGTGCGGGTTGTGGCTGCTCACCATACCGTCCATCAGCTTGGGGCAGACGGCTGACGCTCCCCCCAAAGCCAAACAACTGACCAGAGGGGTTGTCATTGAAGGGCGCATCCAGGCTTCGGAAACCCATCGGTTCAGCGTCGCCCTCAATGCCGATGAGGTCGCCGTCGTCAAACTCAACCAAATTGAGACTCCACTCAATGTCGCTGTTTTTTGCGGCACCGAGCGCCACTACGAACGGCTTGCCGGTTGGGATGGCAAGCTGCGCACCCGACCAATCATCCTCGGAGCAGAACAACCCACCACGTACGTCCTGGCGCTAACCCCGCCAGATGCCAAGCAAGCCGGCCGGTATAGCATCACGCTCGAAGCCCAACGTCCGGCCACCGCCGCCGACCGGCGCCGCCTGGCCGCCTTTACCCTGTTCCAAACGGCCCAGCAGACGCGCCGGCAGCAGCGCACCAAAGAAGCCCTACAGACCGCTCTGGAACAGTTCCAACAGGCACTGGCCAACTACGAGGCCGCCGAGGATAACGACGGTGCGTCCGAAACCCTGACCACCCTGGGACTCATCTACGACAACCTGGGTGAAACCCAGCGGGCCATCGAATGCTATCAACGTGCCCTCCCACTGCGCCGGTCCATCAGTGAACCCCATGCCCTCATCCAACTGCTCAACAATTTGGGGCGCGCTTACGACAATGCCGGCGAAAAACGGCAGGCCGTTGCCACCTACCGCCAGGCCGTCGGCCTCGTTGAAGCCATCCAAGACCCCGAAACCATCGCCGTCCTGTACACCAATCTCGGCTACACCCTTGACATCCTGGGTGAAAAACAAGAAGCCCTCGACCTTTTGGAACGGGCCATTACTCTGGCCCGGCAAGTCGGCTGTACCGACTGCGAAGGCGATGCCCTCAACAACCAGGGCCTCGTCTATGAGTCACTCGGCTCACTGGCGCGCGCCCGCGAGCACATCGAACGCGCCGTCGCCGTCTACCGCCAGCTCAACAACCGACGCTCCCTGGCCATTGCTCTGACCAACTTGGCGCGCGTCCAAAGCAAGCAAGGTGAACTCGAACTGGCCCGCCGCACGCTCGAGGAAGCCCTACCACTGCGCCGCGCCGTCGGCGACAAGCGCGGTGAGGCCTACACCCTGACCGGACTCGGCAGCATCCATGTCGCCCAACAGCAGCCCGAACCAGGCTTGCGCTACTTCGACCAGGCGCTGTCCCTGCGGCGGGAAACCGGCGACCGGCGCGGTGAAGCCATCACCTTGGCTTCCATCGCCCAGACCCAACTGCTCCTCGGACGGCCCGGCCCCGCCGAAACCACGTTCGAGCAGACACTGGACATTTTCCAAGCCATCAGTGACCGCAACAGCACGTCCACCATCCTGTATTGGCTGGCGAAACTCCGCCGCGATGCCGGTGACCTCACGGCCGCCCGCGACCGAATCGAGCAGTCCATTACCATTGCCGAATCCCTGCGCACCAAAGTCGCCAGCCAGGAACTGCGAAGCGCCTACTTTGCCTCGATCAAGGACTATTACGACCTCTACATTGACATCCTCATGCAACTCCATCGCCGGCAACCCACCGCCGGCTTTGACGCCCAGGCTCTCCAGGTCGCGGAGCGCGCCCGGGCCCGCACCCTGCTCGACCTCCTGACCGAAGCCAACGCCACCGTGCGTCAGGGCGCCGATCCCGAACTCCTCGCCCGCGAACGCGACCTCCAATCCCGACTCGCCACCCTAACCGACCGACTCACCATCCTCATGGTCCGCAACGCGCCTGAACCACAGCGCCAGGCGCTCCGCCAGGACCTTGCCCACCTAGCGGAGGACCTCGCCCGCGTCCGCCAGACCATCCGGGAACGCAACCCGCGGTACGCCGACCTGACCCAGCCCACCCCACCCACGGTGGCCGAACTCCAGCAGCAGTGCCGCGACGCCGACACCACCCTGCTGTTTTACAGTTTGGGCGAAACCCGGAGCTATGCCTGGGCTGTCACACGGCAGGGCTTGAGGAGCTTCGAGCTGCTCCCCCGCCATACCATCAATGCCGCCGCCCAACTCTTCTGGCGCGTTTGCCAGCAACCGACCACCGATCCCACCGCCGACGGCGCAGCCCTGGCGCGCCTGATTCTAGCCCCGCTCGGCCGTGCGCTTGACACCAAGCGGCTCGTCATCGTGCCGGACGAAGGGCTGCATTACACCCCCTTCGCTGCCTTGCCCGACCCGCTCCGCCCAGGACACCAGCTCGTCGAACGCTGCGAACTCATCAACCTCCCCTCGGCAACGGCGCTCCTGGCCCAACGCCGCCACCGGGTCGAACGCCCCGCGCCCCACGGGGAAGTGGCCATCCTTGCCGATCCGGTCTTTGACCTGGATGACCCACGGTTGAGCCACTCCCGAACAACGAACCCTCAACCGGATCAAACCCGCGAAATCGGACTCAAGCTGGCCGGCGACCGGCTCAAACAAGCGGCGCAGCATGTCGAACTCCTGCCAGACGACACCGCCGAACTGACCATTCCCCGCCTGCCGGGCACCCGCCGCGAAGCCGATGCCATCACCGCTTGTTTTCCCACGTCGCGCCGCCTGCGCCTGACCGATTTCGACGCCAACCGCGAGGCGCTCCTGGCCGGCGAGGCGGCCAAGTACCGCATTCTCCACATTGCCTCACACGGTCTGATGGACAACGAGCAACCGGAGCTTTCCAGCCTTATCCTGTCGCGTTTTGCCCCGGACGGCCGGCCACAGGAAGGCACCGTCGGGCTGGCAGACATCTTTAATTTGCCCCTCGCCGCCGAGTTGGTCGTCCTCAGCGCCTGCAAGACCGGACTGGGGGCTTACGTGCGTGGCGAAGGGCTGGTGGGGCTGACCCGCGGCTTCATGTATGCCGGCGCCCCCCAGGTTGTCGTCAGCCTGTGGAGCATCAGCGACCGGGCAACGGCACGCCTGATGACCGATTTCTACCGCGCTTTGCAGCGGAAACAACCGACGGCCGGCGCTTTGCGCGCGGCCCAACTGTCCCTGCTGCGCGATACCAACTACCGCCATCCGTTCTTCTGGGCCGCTTTCCAACTCCAGGGCGAGTGGCAGTGA
- a CDS encoding FAD-dependent oxidoreductase: protein MSQSNVLPRLASPAIRETYPQTHAAFSGMPDGELWFERLVELDAGRHRLLAAPEPMIAYGPPSESRPPVADTFDVIVAGGCFGLIIGATLAAHYGWRVLVFDRHQVGKTHRDWNISRGEIRRLCEAGLFSESELGSFIVAEYDRGFVQFHAEGCWLAAERLWFDDVLTLAVSSDELLAQCRRKLVADGRSQCLDRATLERVQVEEDGVTVTVAGRADERLVFRGRLLIDTMGTLSPIARQLNPRETVSYLCPTVGTVASGFATGTAADEVDARVGEILVTTEHAQGGRQLLWEGFAGRGDEFTTYLFHYAPVADLDRLSLLALFETYFETLPTYKRPGPGFRFQRPVFGYIPGLHHVGLGPQKRTATHRVLLVGDAASLNSPLTFCGFGSLVRNLRRITHLIDLALKGDHLDERSLRLINAYEPGVAIMAAFTRYMVADAGEDPKAVNELLNIVMEALHRLPPSARTGLFQDCMDWGDFVKLMLQMQKLHPNIWEAVPRKLGTVYTSAWVLNFIEFSSFAFQKQLAGLTGQVGRGLREDFHNYATYYRYALA from the coding sequence ATGAGTCAGTCAAACGTGCTGCCCCGGCTTGCTTCACCTGCCATTCGTGAAACCTACCCGCAGACCCATGCCGCATTTTCTGGTATGCCCGATGGGGAGCTGTGGTTTGAGCGGTTGGTTGAACTCGACGCCGGCCGCCACCGGCTGTTGGCGGCGCCGGAGCCGATGATTGCCTATGGCCCGCCTTCCGAGTCACGGCCGCCGGTGGCTGATACCTTTGACGTCATCGTGGCCGGTGGTTGCTTTGGTTTGATCATCGGGGCGACGTTGGCGGCCCATTATGGCTGGCGGGTGCTGGTCTTTGATCGGCATCAGGTGGGGAAAACCCATCGGGATTGGAACATTTCACGGGGTGAAATTCGGCGCTTGTGCGAGGCCGGGTTGTTTAGCGAGTCAGAGTTGGGCTCGTTTATCGTGGCCGAGTATGACCGGGGTTTTGTCCAGTTTCATGCTGAGGGGTGTTGGCTTGCGGCTGAGCGGCTGTGGTTCGACGACGTCTTGACGCTGGCGGTGTCATCGGATGAGCTTTTGGCGCAGTGTCGGCGCAAGTTGGTGGCGGATGGGCGGAGTCAGTGCCTTGACCGAGCGACGCTTGAGCGGGTGCAGGTGGAAGAGGACGGCGTAACGGTTACTGTTGCCGGTCGAGCGGATGAGCGTCTGGTGTTTCGCGGGCGGTTGTTGATTGACACGATGGGAACGTTGTCGCCAATTGCGCGGCAGCTCAACCCGCGTGAGACGGTGAGTTACCTGTGTCCGACGGTGGGGACGGTGGCGAGCGGGTTTGCCACGGGGACGGCGGCGGATGAGGTGGATGCGCGGGTCGGGGAAATTCTGGTCACGACCGAGCATGCTCAGGGTGGGCGGCAGTTGTTGTGGGAAGGCTTTGCCGGGCGCGGGGACGAGTTTACGACGTATTTGTTTCACTACGCGCCGGTGGCCGACCTGGACCGGCTGTCACTGCTGGCGTTGTTCGAGACCTATTTCGAGACCTTGCCGACGTACAAGCGGCCGGGGCCGGGGTTTCGGTTTCAGCGTCCCGTGTTCGGGTATATTCCCGGTCTGCACCACGTGGGGCTGGGGCCGCAGAAGCGGACGGCGACGCATCGGGTGCTGTTGGTTGGGGACGCGGCGTCATTGAATTCTCCGCTGACGTTTTGTGGGTTTGGGTCGCTGGTGCGGAACTTGCGGCGGATAACGCATTTGATTGACCTGGCGCTCAAGGGCGACCATCTGGATGAACGGTCACTGCGGCTCATTAACGCCTATGAGCCGGGCGTTGCGATCATGGCGGCGTTCACACGCTACATGGTGGCGGATGCCGGCGAGGATCCCAAGGCCGTCAACGAGCTGCTCAACATCGTCATGGAAGCGTTGCACCGGCTGCCGCCGTCCGCGCGGACCGGACTGTTTCAGGACTGTATGGACTGGGGCGATTTTGTGAAGCTGATGCTCCAGATGCAGAAGCTACACCCCAACATCTGGGAGGCCGTGCCGCGCAAGCTCGGAACGGTCTATACCTCAGCCTGGGTGCTCAACTTCATTGAGTTTTCATCCTTCGCCTTTCAGAAGCAGTTGGCCGGGCTGACCGGACAGGTCGGGCGGGGGCTTCGGGAAGACTTCCACAACTACGCGACCTACTATCGCTATGCCCTGGCGTGA
- a CDS encoding LOG family protein yields the protein MKQLKRVCVYCGSQAGQAAIYRETAQAVGQYLAQQGIEVVYGGGSVGLMGVVASAVLSAGGRILGVIPERLMAREVAYVGVTDMYVTPTMHERKARMMELSDAFVALPGGIGTLDELFEIWTWRQLGYHTKPVGLLNVGGYYDGLLAFLDRAVREGFLTPDCRALLMVERDVVPLLARLAAAVSAEAAAR from the coding sequence GTGAAACAACTGAAGCGGGTCTGTGTTTACTGTGGGTCGCAGGCTGGGCAAGCCGCCATCTACCGTGAGACGGCGCAAGCCGTTGGGCAATACCTGGCGCAGCAGGGCATTGAGGTCGTTTACGGCGGTGGCAGCGTTGGTTTGATGGGGGTTGTGGCGTCCGCTGTTCTGAGTGCTGGCGGACGGATCCTGGGTGTCATTCCAGAGCGATTGATGGCCCGCGAGGTAGCCTATGTCGGCGTGACGGACATGTACGTCACGCCGACCATGCATGAGCGCAAAGCGCGCATGATGGAGCTGTCCGATGCTTTTGTTGCCTTGCCGGGCGGCATCGGTACCTTGGATGAACTGTTTGAAATCTGGACTTGGCGGCAGTTGGGTTATCACACCAAACCGGTCGGCCTGCTGAACGTGGGCGGTTACTATGATGGTCTTTTGGCTTTTCTCGACCGGGCCGTGCGCGAGGGCTTTTTGACGCCCGACTGTCGGGCATTGCTGATGGTTGAGCGAGACGTCGTGCCATTACTGGCGCGCCTGGCCGCCGCTGTTTCAGCCGAAGCTGCCGCTCGGTAG
- a CDS encoding ABC transporter substrate-binding protein yields the protein MPWREARRPAAVLVAAQCLWLVVAGWLAGGGCRRPVALAADTLVLAVEKPPKTIDPRVGNDAVSARLQQLVFDTLVNKNDQLEIVPELADFTVSPDARVFTFRLRPDIRFHDGRRLTAEDVKYTFESMCASDFSSPKKGDFALVERIETPDAQTVIFRCRAPNLPMLGSLVAVGILPKGTDAAEAATKPIGTGPFKVVAYREQNDIWLEANPDYFKGAPKLKHLRIRFIPDATTRELELRKGTVQLAINADLAYSTNQALGKARGLKLVRSKGTNIAYLGLNCEDARLADVRVRRALALAIDRETIIRTVFRGMARPAAGPLPPEQWAYPADLPPARYDPEEARRLLGEAGYGPERPLRLELKTSSAELSRQVAAVLQEQLKQVGIELALRSFEFQTFLQDTIAGNFQMFYLINVGANQSVDFLSYFYESSRIPTKERGYSEGANRARYRSAAVDGWLRAAAGTTDKAEQRRLYGLVQKQVVADAPQIFLWHPDNVAVAHERVQGIALELSGSYAFLRKVWIADTP from the coding sequence ATGCCCTGGCGTGAGGCGCGGCGACCGGCGGCCGTCCTGGTCGCGGCCCAGTGTTTATGGTTGGTGGTGGCTGGCTGGCTGGCCGGCGGTGGGTGTCGGCGACCCGTGGCGCTGGCGGCTGACACGCTCGTGCTGGCGGTCGAGAAGCCGCCCAAGACGATTGACCCGCGCGTTGGCAACGACGCCGTTTCGGCCAGGTTGCAGCAGCTTGTCTTTGACACGCTGGTGAACAAGAACGACCAGCTTGAAATTGTGCCGGAGCTGGCGGACTTCACGGTTTCGCCCGATGCGCGCGTGTTTACCTTCCGGTTACGGCCGGACATTCGGTTTCACGATGGGCGGCGGCTGACGGCCGAGGATGTGAAGTACACGTTCGAGAGCATGTGCGCGTCGGATTTCAGTTCGCCGAAGAAGGGGGATTTCGCGCTGGTCGAGCGCATTGAGACGCCCGATGCGCAAACGGTAATTTTTCGCTGTCGCGCGCCCAATCTACCCATGCTGGGGAGCCTGGTCGCGGTGGGCATTCTGCCCAAGGGCACGGACGCGGCCGAGGCAGCGACGAAGCCGATCGGCACCGGACCGTTCAAGGTGGTGGCTTATCGGGAACAGAACGACATTTGGCTGGAAGCCAACCCGGACTACTTCAAGGGCGCGCCAAAGCTAAAGCACCTGCGGATTCGCTTCATTCCCGACGCGACGACACGGGAGTTGGAGTTGCGCAAGGGAACGGTCCAGTTGGCGATCAACGCGGATTTGGCCTACAGCACGAACCAGGCGTTGGGGAAAGCGCGGGGTCTCAAGCTTGTGCGGTCCAAGGGAACGAACATTGCCTACCTGGGATTGAACTGCGAGGACGCGCGCTTGGCCGACGTGCGGGTCCGGCGGGCGCTCGCACTGGCCATTGATCGGGAGACCATCATCCGAACCGTGTTTCGCGGCATGGCGCGGCCGGCAGCCGGTCCATTACCGCCGGAGCAGTGGGCTTATCCGGCAGACTTACCGCCGGCGCGGTATGACCCGGAAGAGGCGCGCCGACTGTTGGGCGAGGCCGGCTATGGGCCGGAGCGGCCACTCCGCCTGGAACTCAAGACGTCTTCGGCTGAATTGTCACGTCAGGTCGCGGCCGTGCTTCAGGAGCAGCTCAAGCAAGTGGGGATCGAGCTGGCGCTGCGTTCATTTGAGTTTCAAACCTTTTTGCAGGATACGATTGCCGGGAATTTTCAAATGTTCTACCTCATCAACGTGGGGGCCAATCAAAGCGTGGATTTCCTGAGCTATTTTTATGAATCCTCACGCATCCCCACGAAAGAGCGCGGGTATAGCGAGGGGGCGAACCGGGCGCGGTACCGTTCGGCGGCGGTGGACGGCTGGCTGCGGGCGGCGGCTGGGACGACCGATAAGGCGGAGCAGCGGCGGTTATATGGGTTAGTACAGAAGCAAGTCGTGGCCGATGCGCCACAAATTTTTCTCTGGCATCCCGACAACGTGGCGGTGGCGCACGAGCGGGTGCAGGGGATTGCGTTGGAGTTATCGGGGAGCTACGCCTTCTTGCGGAAGGTTTGGATTGCCGACACGCCGTAG